The Salmo trutta chromosome 6, fSalTru1.1, whole genome shotgun sequence genome has a window encoding:
- the LOC115196061 gene encoding oxysterol-binding protein-related protein 11 isoform X2 → MGDHMENIDGYLMKYTNLVTGWQYRFFVLNNEAGLLEYFVNEQSRPQKPRGTLPLAGAVISPSDEDSHTFTVNAISGEQYKLRATDAKERQHWVSRLQICTQHHTEAMGKSNPPPKSRSYSMASQGSASSPLSQRRPSQLQNQNAASFFSMTQLHKGSSLYSSKRSLLPDHLLDAREMMTQAQGQHRDLIQTIEGLPPAVGPLSPLDQDLLMLKATSMATMNCLNDCLHILQLQQVARQRSSLGGPTIEWLEPKLPDILKNGGPLDSFSTEGGPLEGSLLELSATEPCSFSGEEIDGEDEVEDAFTEKEEELGAVEEERSVILHLLSQLKLGMDLTRVVLPTFILEKRSLLEMYADFMSHPDLFVAITDGQGPEERMVCFVEYYLTSFHEGRKGAIAKKPYNPIIGESFHCSWRVPRSGEPAKDAPSPPSPPQGSPTTEGEDGSYQLRFVAEQVSHHPPVSGFYAECPERRMCVNTHVWTKSKFMGMSIGVSMIGEGCLYLLEHDEEYTFTLPCAYARSILTVPWVELGGKVTVNCTKSGYSAVITFQTKPFYGGKLHKVTAEVKHNATSAVVCRVQGEWNGVLEFSYQNGDTRMVDVTKLPVTKKRVRPNDKQGPTESRRLWQHVTGSLRQKDIEKATEYKRILEERQRTEERHRTETETPWRTRYFESEGEGWMYHKPLWKTPTLKT, encoded by the exons ATGGG TGACCACATGGAAAATATTGATGGTTACCTGATGAAATACACTAACCTGGTAACAGGATGGCAATATAG GTTCTTTGTCCTCAACAATGAGGCAGGGTTGTTGGAGTACTTTGTCAATGAGCAGTCCAGGCCCCAGAAACCTCGCGGGACTCTCCCCTTGGCAGGGGCGGTCATATCCCCCAGCGACGAGGACTCCCACACCTTCACGGTTAATGCCATCAGTGGGGAGCAATACAAGCTCCGAG CCACGGACGCCAAAGAGAGACAGCACTGGGTGAGCCGGCTGCAGATCTGCACGCAGCACCACACTGAGGCCATGGGGAAG AGTAACCCTCCGCCCAAGTCTCGCAGCTACTCCATGGCGTCTCAGGGGAGCGCCAGCTCGCCCCTGTCCCAGCGCAGGCCcagccagctccagaaccagaACGCTGCCTCCTTCTTCAGCATGACTCAGCTCCACAAGGGCTCCTCGCTGTACTCCTCCAAGAGGTCCCTGCTGCCCGACCATCTGCTTGACGCCAGAGAG ATGATGACCCAGGCCCAGGGCCAGCACCGAGACCTGATCCAGACCATCGAGGGCCTGCCCCCGGCCGTGGGCCCCCTCTCCCCGCTGGACCAGGATCTGCTGATGCTCAAGGCCACCTCCATGGCCACCATGAACTGCCTCAACGATTGCCTGCACATCCTGCAGCTGCAGCAGGTAGCCCGCCAGAGGAGCTCCCTGGGAG GGCCCACCATCGAGTGGCTGGAGCCCAAGCTGCCGGACATCCTGAAGAATGGCGGGCCCTTGGACAGCTTCAGCACCGAGGGAGGGCCGCTGGAGGGTAGCCTCCTGGAGCTCAGTGCCACGGAGCCCTGCAGTTTCTCAGGG GAGGAGATTGACGGGGAGGACGAGGTGGAGGACGCCTTCACGGAAAAGGAGGAGGAACTGGGGGCGGTGGAGGAGGAACGCAGTGTCATCCTACACCTGCTCTCGCAGCTCAAGCTGGGCATGGACCTCACGCGG GTGGTGCTGCCCACCTTCATCCTGGAGAAGCGCTCCTTACTAGAGATGTACGCTGACTTCATGTCCCACCCGGACCTGTTTGTAGCCATCACAGACGGCCAAGGGCCCGAGGAGCGCATGGTGTGCTTCGTCGAGTACTACCTCACCTCCTTCCACGAGGGCCGCAAGGGCGCCATCGCCAAGAAGCCCTATAACCCCATCATCGGCGAGAGCTTCCACTGCTCCTGGAGGGTGCCCAGGTCAGGGGAACCCGCCAAGGATGCCCCCtcgcccccctctcctccccaggGAAGCCCCACAACCGAAGGCGAGGACGGTAGTTACCAGTTGCGCTTCGTGGCTGAACAGGTGTCCCATCACCCGCCCGTGTCGGGCTTCTACGCCGAGTGCCCCGAGAGGCGGATGTGCGTCAACACCCACGTGTGGACCAAGAGCAAGTTCATGGGCATGTCCATCGGGGTGTCCATGATCGGGGAAG GCTGTctgtacctgctggagcatgacgAGGAGTACACGTTCACGCTGCCCTGTGCCTACGCCCGCTCCATCCTTACCGTGCCCTGGGTGGAACTGGGGGGAAAGGTTACCGTGAACTGCACCAAGTCGGGGTACTCCGCAGTCATCACCTTCCAGACCAAGCCCTTCTACGGAGGCAAACTGCACAA GGTGACGGCGGAGGTAAAGCACAACGCCACCAGCGCCGTGGTGTGCCGCGTTCAGGGCGAGTGGAACGGCGTGCTTGAGTTCAGCTACCAGAACGGCGACACACGCATGGTGGACGTCACCAAGCTGCCCGTCACCAAGAAGCGCGTGCGCCCCAACGACAAGCAAGGACCAACTGAATCAAG GCGCCTGTGGCAGCATGTGACTGGGTCGCTGCGTCAGAAGGACATTGAGAAGGCCACGGAGTACAAGAggatcctggaggagagacagaggaccgAGGAGAGACACCGCACTGAGACCGAGACCCCATGGAGGACCAGATATTTTGAGAGCGAG GGCGAAGGCTGGATGTATCACAAACCACTGTGGAAAACACCCACTCTGAAAACTTAG
- the LOC115196061 gene encoding oxysterol-binding protein-related protein 11 isoform X1: protein MTMQGETATAIRISDSEGKLDVFPQKGTPGSSGRGSSKGWQYSDHMENIDGYLMKYTNLVTGWQYRFFVLNNEAGLLEYFVNEQSRPQKPRGTLPLAGAVISPSDEDSHTFTVNAISGEQYKLRATDAKERQHWVSRLQICTQHHTEAMGKSNPPPKSRSYSMASQGSASSPLSQRRPSQLQNQNAASFFSMTQLHKGSSLYSSKRSLLPDHLLDAREMMTQAQGQHRDLIQTIEGLPPAVGPLSPLDQDLLMLKATSMATMNCLNDCLHILQLQQVARQRSSLGGPTIEWLEPKLPDILKNGGPLDSFSTEGGPLEGSLLELSATEPCSFSGEEIDGEDEVEDAFTEKEEELGAVEEERSVILHLLSQLKLGMDLTRVVLPTFILEKRSLLEMYADFMSHPDLFVAITDGQGPEERMVCFVEYYLTSFHEGRKGAIAKKPYNPIIGESFHCSWRVPRSGEPAKDAPSPPSPPQGSPTTEGEDGSYQLRFVAEQVSHHPPVSGFYAECPERRMCVNTHVWTKSKFMGMSIGVSMIGEGCLYLLEHDEEYTFTLPCAYARSILTVPWVELGGKVTVNCTKSGYSAVITFQTKPFYGGKLHKVTAEVKHNATSAVVCRVQGEWNGVLEFSYQNGDTRMVDVTKLPVTKKRVRPNDKQGPTESRRLWQHVTGSLRQKDIEKATEYKRILEERQRTEERHRTETETPWRTRYFESEGEGWMYHKPLWKTPTLKT, encoded by the exons ATGACTATGCAAGGAGAAACCGCCACGGCAATACGAATATCGGACAGTGAAGGGAAACTGGATGTCTTTCCCCAGAAAGGAACGCCCGGTAGTTCTGGGAGAGGGAGTTCTAAAGGCTGGCAGTACAG TGACCACATGGAAAATATTGATGGTTACCTGATGAAATACACTAACCTGGTAACAGGATGGCAATATAG GTTCTTTGTCCTCAACAATGAGGCAGGGTTGTTGGAGTACTTTGTCAATGAGCAGTCCAGGCCCCAGAAACCTCGCGGGACTCTCCCCTTGGCAGGGGCGGTCATATCCCCCAGCGACGAGGACTCCCACACCTTCACGGTTAATGCCATCAGTGGGGAGCAATACAAGCTCCGAG CCACGGACGCCAAAGAGAGACAGCACTGGGTGAGCCGGCTGCAGATCTGCACGCAGCACCACACTGAGGCCATGGGGAAG AGTAACCCTCCGCCCAAGTCTCGCAGCTACTCCATGGCGTCTCAGGGGAGCGCCAGCTCGCCCCTGTCCCAGCGCAGGCCcagccagctccagaaccagaACGCTGCCTCCTTCTTCAGCATGACTCAGCTCCACAAGGGCTCCTCGCTGTACTCCTCCAAGAGGTCCCTGCTGCCCGACCATCTGCTTGACGCCAGAGAG ATGATGACCCAGGCCCAGGGCCAGCACCGAGACCTGATCCAGACCATCGAGGGCCTGCCCCCGGCCGTGGGCCCCCTCTCCCCGCTGGACCAGGATCTGCTGATGCTCAAGGCCACCTCCATGGCCACCATGAACTGCCTCAACGATTGCCTGCACATCCTGCAGCTGCAGCAGGTAGCCCGCCAGAGGAGCTCCCTGGGAG GGCCCACCATCGAGTGGCTGGAGCCCAAGCTGCCGGACATCCTGAAGAATGGCGGGCCCTTGGACAGCTTCAGCACCGAGGGAGGGCCGCTGGAGGGTAGCCTCCTGGAGCTCAGTGCCACGGAGCCCTGCAGTTTCTCAGGG GAGGAGATTGACGGGGAGGACGAGGTGGAGGACGCCTTCACGGAAAAGGAGGAGGAACTGGGGGCGGTGGAGGAGGAACGCAGTGTCATCCTACACCTGCTCTCGCAGCTCAAGCTGGGCATGGACCTCACGCGG GTGGTGCTGCCCACCTTCATCCTGGAGAAGCGCTCCTTACTAGAGATGTACGCTGACTTCATGTCCCACCCGGACCTGTTTGTAGCCATCACAGACGGCCAAGGGCCCGAGGAGCGCATGGTGTGCTTCGTCGAGTACTACCTCACCTCCTTCCACGAGGGCCGCAAGGGCGCCATCGCCAAGAAGCCCTATAACCCCATCATCGGCGAGAGCTTCCACTGCTCCTGGAGGGTGCCCAGGTCAGGGGAACCCGCCAAGGATGCCCCCtcgcccccctctcctccccaggGAAGCCCCACAACCGAAGGCGAGGACGGTAGTTACCAGTTGCGCTTCGTGGCTGAACAGGTGTCCCATCACCCGCCCGTGTCGGGCTTCTACGCCGAGTGCCCCGAGAGGCGGATGTGCGTCAACACCCACGTGTGGACCAAGAGCAAGTTCATGGGCATGTCCATCGGGGTGTCCATGATCGGGGAAG GCTGTctgtacctgctggagcatgacgAGGAGTACACGTTCACGCTGCCCTGTGCCTACGCCCGCTCCATCCTTACCGTGCCCTGGGTGGAACTGGGGGGAAAGGTTACCGTGAACTGCACCAAGTCGGGGTACTCCGCAGTCATCACCTTCCAGACCAAGCCCTTCTACGGAGGCAAACTGCACAA GGTGACGGCGGAGGTAAAGCACAACGCCACCAGCGCCGTGGTGTGCCGCGTTCAGGGCGAGTGGAACGGCGTGCTTGAGTTCAGCTACCAGAACGGCGACACACGCATGGTGGACGTCACCAAGCTGCCCGTCACCAAGAAGCGCGTGCGCCCCAACGACAAGCAAGGACCAACTGAATCAAG GCGCCTGTGGCAGCATGTGACTGGGTCGCTGCGTCAGAAGGACATTGAGAAGGCCACGGAGTACAAGAggatcctggaggagagacagaggaccgAGGAGAGACACCGCACTGAGACCGAGACCCCATGGAGGACCAGATATTTTGAGAGCGAG GGCGAAGGCTGGATGTATCACAAACCACTGTGGAAAACACCCACTCTGAAAACTTAG
- the LOC115196062 gene encoding glycerol-3-phosphate dehydrogenase [NAD(+)], cytoplasmic: MPAKKVCIVGSGNWGSAIAKIVGHNAKGSNRFDPIVNMWVFEEMIDGKKLTEIINTEHENVKYLPGHKLPKNVVAVPEITEAVKGASVLIFVIPHQFIGRLCDQMKPHITQGTIGISLIKGIDEGPEGLKLISDIIREKLEIEVSVLMGANIANEVADEKFCETTIGAKNEANGHIFKELLQTPNFRITVVQESDTVELCGALKNIVAVGAGFCDGLGFGDNTKAAVIRLGLMEMIAFTKLFCKGQVSSVTFLESCGVADLITTCYGGRNRKVAEAFAKTSKSIEELEAEMLNGQKLQGPQTSAEVFKILKKRDMINKFPLFASVYQICFEGKAVQEFITCLQNHPEHM; the protein is encoded by the exons ATGCCTGCTAAGAAAGTGTGCATCGTTGGATCTGGAAACTG GGGCTCTGCGATAGCCAAAATCGTCGGTCACAATGCAAAGGGATCCAACAGGTTTGACCCCATTGTTAACATGTGGGTGTTTGAAGAGATGATCGATGGCAAAAAGTTAACAGAAATCATCAACACAGAGCACGAGAACGTCAAATACCTCCCCGGTCACAAGCTTCCCAAAAATGTG GTTGCTGTTCCAGAAATCACAGAAGCGGTGAAAGGGGCCAGCGTACTGATCTTTGTCATTCCACATCAGTTCATTGGGAGGCTATGTGATCAGATGAAACCTCATATTACACAGGGAACCATTGGGATATCCCTCATCAAA GGCATCGATGAAGGCCCTGAGGGCTTGAAGCTCATCTCTGACATCATCCGTGAGAAACTGGAAATCGAGGTTAGCGTCCTGATGGGGGCCAACATTGCCAACGAAGTGGCTGATGAGAAGTTCTGTGAGACCACAATTG GAGCTAAGAACGAAGCAAACGGACATATCTTTAAAGAGCTGCTGCAGACTCCCAACTTCAGGATCACCGTGGTGCAGGAGAGTGACACAGTAGAACTCTGTGGGGCTCTTAAG AATATTGTAGCGGTGGGCGCTGGGTTCTGTGACGGTCTGGGCTTTGGGGACAACACCAAGGCTGCGGTGATCCGGCTGGGGCTGATGGAGATGATCGCCTTCACCAAGCTGTTCTGTAAGGGCCAGGTGTCCTCCGTGACCTTCCTGGAGAGCTGTGGGGTCGCCGACCTGATCACCACCTGCTACGGGGGGCGCAACCGCAAGGTGGCCGAGGCCTTCGCCAAGACGTCCAAG TCTATTGAAGAACTAGAGGCTGAGATGCTCAATGGCCAGAAGCTCCAAGGCCCACAAACCTCCGCTGAGGTGTTCAAAATTCTCAAGAAGAGAGACATGATCAACAA GTTTCCGTTGTTTGCCTCTGTGTACCAGATCTGCTTTGAGGGAAAAGCTGTGCAGGAGTTTATCACATGTCTGCAGAACCACCCTGAACATATGTGA